aatataaatttattaaggTTACCGAGAAATGGCCGGGCAAGCCATAGTTTTCAACCAAGGTATAGGGTCACTAAAGGCAGGGCTTAGAGGGGCTTGGCATTTGCTGAGATTTGATAACTCTTTTACAGTAAAAGCTAGTGATTATAGACTCATTTCTAGTAACCAACCAAAGCAGACCAAAGGTCTATACCGCCAATTTTAGACGAGATGTTTTTGGTAGAATACAATTTAACTGACGAAAATGGCagtatgttattttaaatgtttgctGGCAACTTGGCAAGCATTAATATCTACATTGTCACTCAGCATAACACTTAGTCTACTTAGCTAATTGTTCTGGTTAATTCTAAAGTGCCTATACGTGTACTCCATCACTAGCAAATGTAGGGCTAAGTGCTTTCCACACGTAAACTTTTGAATACCAACATGAAAGGGCAGTAGAATCATTCAAACCTCCTTTAATATAAAGAACGTTGATGACTGTTCCGTATGTGACAGGGGACAAGTGAAACTAACGGCGGTTGAAATCACACTGGTTATATTCATGCGAAGTGTTACCTTAAGTAGGGGTCGAGGCACCGAACCCGATATAGCtacatttatacatatattatatatacctactgtttataagataaacaaaattgtagttaaaataaataggtctaaaatgcaatTACGATTTGGGATACTTGGAGAACATTCTCAAAATTTTCGAGAATTTCTGCAgactttcatgagaaaattctcatgcaagtttccacttagaaagttcCCGTTCAGATTACTCAATCTCCTTTTAACCGTTGACGActgttacatttaatatttacgtcACCCATTGGCTTCTATTTCAAGTGTCATTGAAATCGAATCTAACTATCGGCCTGAttagaagaatgattaagacaagttcaatatctttaaaagatcgataactgaacgacatgtcaaaattgacgtttatttcgattccgctgtgatccaaataagatctatcaaagatatttctaacgtcaaagtgacattggttgcccgaatcgagctgcttctatcaattatacgacatacaaaacgatatctaaatgagaacttatctaaaccagaaattatcgttaacgtatctcattcttcgaatcgaacCATATAAGAAGGTTTGCCAAAAACGTACCGAAAACAATACCAAGAACTTTTGTTTAAAACTCTCTTTGGCACATTGCTACTTGGATCTGTTTTTCTAAATCATCCAAATACCGTTCAAGGGTTTCGAGCAAACTTTcgaatttgtatttgtttaagAAACAGAAACTGAACCTCGTAGCATTTTCGTTTACTACCCGTACAGTCAAATGTTTCCCAAATCCTTTGTCTAACCTGTTTCTTCAACTTGTTTAACTGAGGTGGTatttaaaacagaaaaaatatgtatgtattcgATCATTATGTGGAATACAGCAACTTGAATCATGTAaaccatactttaaaaaaatacgaatattaattttaccgtgtttatatattttttgaaattgtaGTTTTTGTTAAAGGCAATTCGCAGTTATTCCAACAGTTTAAGAGTATACGTCTTAGAAGCAAAATAAATTCGTTTCCTTCCAAAACAGCgctatttagaaaaaatatatttggaatggcaccaaaaattttttttataaaattccgAATGAATTAAGAAATACAGATGACATGACatgattagttttaaaagtattctttttttaatttttagttgaCAACTTGACAAAGCATattattatggaaggtagagcaaggaacaaaatctccatataccaaaaagtgtccgacaaaaaaccataaataggtggcgctacaatacctagaacacttgagaaaaaaatctaatcatagacagcgcacttcactccgtcaataacgcctaggttcttagctactctggagaggtttggaactattatttataggtgACACTTTttcaacaattctgcctaaggagttactgatccttgcctctacctcaaaaagtaaaagtaagtatctctaccttccatacataTTATAGTGTAGGTACGTGAATTTTTGTTAGATGATTATTAATGGTAACTGTGCACAGCATGCAGCCACCGTCCATAAATGAAAAATTGTACGCCTTACGGCACAACATAGTGATACAATGATGATGTATATGGGACCTGTACTGATGTATACacctatgttggacaaataaaCGCTTTTGACTTTTGATTCCGCGATTTTTTCATACACGTTGCAATCATGGCCTATCAATGTCGCCAGTAAATTTAAAAGACATGAGTAGGTAATGATCACACATACGATGGATGATCGAGTGAGTTTATATCGATATATCTCGCATTTACAGTAAGATATCGTACTTACCTTCCAGCCATGTCGACCAGCCCATTCCCATACACCTGCGAGCTATGCGGTGCGGAGGGCCTCACGGACGAGATGATGCGCTCCCACACTCTAGAGGCCCACGTCGCAGGGCGCCCTTCCTGCCCCTTCTGCGACTGCTCCGTGCCCCCACCACAGGTTTGTTACATTCCCATATACTTGCAAGTTATGCTGTGGGACTCACGGACGAGATGATGAGCTCCCACATTCTAGAGGCCCATGTCGCAGGTCGCTCCTCCTGCCCCTTCTGCGAATGCTCTGTGCCCCCACCAAAGGTTAGTTACATTCCCATACACCTGAGAGATATGCTGCGGGACTCACGGACGAGATGAGGCGCTTCCACACTCTAAAGGCCCGAAATTGCTGggaaattttcttttgtgcattTGAAACTGTCAATACAAAGTTTTATTACTTGTTTACAGCTACCAGGCCATGTACAGAGAGCGCATCTACACTACCTCACGCCCGAGAGGGAACTTATGGCGTTCATAGATGATCAGAGTCCTGGGTGAGTTGAACTTTTAGTCTTGGTAATCTGTGTCTTAGCtcaatgatttcattttctGAACACATCGCCGTGATTTTCAACATTTATTCGTATTCTGTGAGTTAAAAATGTAGATCAGACTGAACAATATTCGCATTATTCACAATAGGACTCATGAGAAAAGTGAATTTGAAAACGCACTATGAATTtacgaaaacaaaatatttttatacagctGATCACATATCAAGATACCTATTCCAGAGATTGTTTAATGTAGTGGGTCTTTTAACACTGTCTAACAAAACTTATGTTTGATAGTGGAAGATCACGTATCACGTAGTCCCTTCCTAACGTATTGCGATATATTCTTTTGTAGGTACGACGAAGACTCAAAGATGACCACAACAGACAGCTGCAGCTACAACACCCCTGGCTCCATAAATGGCTGGCACAGCCCTGAATCCGCCTCGTTTCATAATGGCGCCATCTCCAAGAACTGTCACAACGGGTTTCAGGTAAAGCCTTAATAATAACGACGAAGGCTCGAAGATGACCACAACAGATAGCTGCAGCTACAACACGCCTGGCCCCGTGAACGACTGGCACAGCCCCGAATCCGCCTCGTTTCATAATGGCGACGAACTTAAGCAATTGAAGTtttctttgtaaaaaaaaattagttacatCATCTGTCTCCAGTTAATTACCCCACTCGACTAATATgttcttaattaattttatattcagaaatattcattaaattCCAGATTAATATTCTGAATTCCAATTTACatagtaaattataatttgtcaCGGTTTTCAGGAGAAAGAGTTCGAAGAGAGGTCCCCAAAGAACATCAACTTGGCCAACGGCTTGAAAAACATCAACACGAGCAACGGGGTAATTCCAAAGAAGTTGAGTCGGGAAGGTTCCAGAGAACGGGACATGGTCAACGGGCATGACAAGAAAAGTACGAACAATTTTTTAGAAAGACTATCATTCTTATGATACTCACTTAtgccagttttttttatttattcctacTACTAGTAGTAGTTTTTGATCCTCTCCCAACCCcatgtaagaaaaaaataagaatagacCGACCCCTTCCCCTAAATACGAAAATAAGGAAACGAAAAGGAAAAGGAACTTAAATTAATTCTTATGTTTCAGATTCCAGTCCAAGCCACAATTCAGGAAGTTATGAAGGATCACCAAACAAGAATAAGGTGCTTATCTAATACCTATTCTAACGACAGTATGAGACAACTTTCTTTTAGCtaaaaatttaatacatttactCTATATTTCACATTAGTTGGGATAGTGGTCGTTAACTGCATAactaatgatttttttcttgttgATTTTAGTTGACAATGGCAAGTGCTGGTCAAGGTTCCCCGCTGAGATCACAATTAGCATTAAAACTAAAACCTAACACACCTAAAAAGTCAGTGCCCACTCCAAGCCCTACAGTTCAGGTAATATGAACGGCATATGATGAAATAGAACTTTTAATTTTACGCGCGAAGCAATTACAAAGTATAGTTTTGCAAGCCCTTTCcgttagtagaaaaaggcggtaaatttaaaaaaaatttggcgtgaagtgttgtcctaccataaaaaaaaataatttcgcgCTTTTTGTGCTTTTTGCGCTTTTAGTGGGATTGCTAAagtatagtttgtcaaagggctatctcatttcaaacatagacagagggagtcatactatctttgtcttacactagtactagcatccaaaagaaaaggatgagtatagtttttattgttcttatttactgacaaattggtttgaccaactatataaTAGCGAACGCTTAAGGCATTTTCTGTAAAAATATCTACTTTGGCTTGTTaagtttgtaatattattataatttatttagtctTATATAATTCAACATTCATTTTTCACCGCATAATATGTATCCCTTATGAAACCACTGCAATAAGGACCGCAATCCAAATGTCAACTCATGACACTAATGACAGTGACAGTTAATTTTTCGATTCAAAACAACGCGTGTCCGccaataattattgataaacaTTAATTTACTTTGAACGAAATTCGCTAAAGTTTGCGTCATAAAGCAGACGAATAAAAATCTATATTAATAAGTTAAATAACTATATCCAAAATTGATCAACAGTGCCTCCTCTGCGATTTCACATCAACATGTCCTCGAAAGTTAGAAGAGCATATAAACCGCGCTCACTTCGACCTGACCTCTCCTTCCGTGATGGGGAACGCAAACAGCAACACAGCAAACCCGACTTTAACTTTGGACAACCCTACGAACAACACGTTGGACAACCCGACGTTAGCCTACAGTGCGATGGCGATGTCCCCCGGGCCTCATAGCTCGACGTACCAGTGTCCGATCTGCGAGAGAGAGTTCACGAATGGTTCGGATGTGGAAATGCACGTGAATGTGGAGCATAGGGATATTTTGAGTCCACAGAAAGCAGTAAGTTCtttttattcatattgtaaACTTTGTTTTGATTTTACATGCTgcatttgaattattatttattaatgccCGAGAGGAGTAGAATATCCGTTATCCTTAAATTAAAAGGCCCTTAAAGTCTTTGTCTCTTATTTCTTTGGTAATTTTTTAACAtctaaaccattttttttcggTAAATAGGCGAATGCACGTGGGTGTGCAAATCGTGCGCGccacctcggccgaggcacgtctacactggtcatttgtgcgcgaggaaattgccttgtGCATATGCGCAATGCACACTCtttgtggacccgcctattagcaaacttttacacaatttatattATGCTAGAACTAAAGGGTATTGACTAGATTTTGGGGACTTAGATAtttaaataggaaaaaaatCAGGGAAACAAGGCAACATTGCAATTTCAAGGCTACTAAAGAAGACAAGGAGTTTGAAAGGTTAAAGTTATGTAGTTTTACtagaagtaatattttattatatataggaCCAGGTGGATAATGCCTCCTGCGATGATGTAGTCATGATGGAAGAGAGTCCTGTGAGTAACTGCCCCGTGTGCTGCCAACCGCTGCCACTGTCACAACATGAACTGGTGAGTTCTAGGCCATcaaactaaaaataatgaatattttattatacggagagaaatatatattaaagtaactatagccaacaaatgtTGACTTCATAGGGAGTGAATCATTATATCAAGTGACATTATATatggagtttacactgtatACCTTTTATTGAACTCACTGAAGATTTAACCTGCTCAGTCACTCGTCTATCTCAGTGCTATTTGCTTGCTCTTTCCTCGCTCATGATATGAATCAGCCTGCCAAGCCAAACGAGAGAGAAGAACCCTGAGGGTGTCGGGAAAACATGGCAGGATTTTATCACGTGATTTGCCATCTTGGTCACACTTATGGCTGTGTGTTTCTGATTGGTTGACATCTCGCTTTACTCACTCGTAAACAATATACTCTACAGATCCACAGAGTGAAAATATCTCTGCGAGCGAAAgatatgaattatttttaactcaATGAAACATTTTGCGTATCTTTGGTTAGCAAAGCATATAAGCATTAAAAAATCATCTGTCCTCTAATTCCTACCCCAACACAACCCATTTACTGATTTTCTGGCTTGCAGACagtcaaatgttttttttttttgctttactgaaaataaataacaacaatgAAGTTTTCCATTGTTGAATGATTTTACTAGTTATATAAAATGCCCTCACCAGTTTTTTATAGggtattttatataattcatGCATTCTACATTGTGCTAACAAAGCTTACATAAATAGCAGTGGCATAGACATGGTGCCCGcaaggaaacggaaagattttaacagtgtattctggatcgtatttagagacaaaaatgtcatataaactattttttaattcgcctagtttcagagttaataccaattaaaaaaaaaaaaactttttattgtgtttcactgcataacgcctttttaaTGACGATAGcaccactatgggacctagtctagaacTTCTTcatgacagatatcaaagtgagaaggaacactttgaatagggaccgtgcgcgttggaggatctgccatcttgtggcctgaatcggaaccataaacatgtacatttacacgtcacgtgttttcttgtccatagtaagtgctgccatcttgtgggctacatcggaaaaatctgacggctcctgtgctgcctccacAGTTCatacacgctccctatagactagactagtttttacgagaAATAAATGTACGAATTCATATTAagccataaattttccaagaacatgtacttattatgtataaaaccttcaaaaaataaacaattttttttttgcgtaattGACATAAATTTGTATACGATATTTTCCTTTTCCTTCCTACGAGCCTCAGGAATATGTGGTTAATtatttccgtttcctcgcggcACCTTGTTCCACTTGCACAAGCTTCAACCAACTCTTTTGGATCTTCAGTGGTCACCAGCCTGGATATATCTCCTAACTCCTAATATTACCCCCTCTTTATgacaactaaaataaatttcCATGTTCAGATTCAGCACATAGAGGAGCACTTCGAGCGCGGCGAAGAGTGCGGCGCGGCGCTGAGCGCGGCCGAGCGAGAACAGCAGAGGAACAGGGAAGAGCATGAATTTCAAATGTTAAGGgtaaattactatttattttgcaGTTTATTTTAAGTAGACTTTCTACCCTTGATGATGATAATTATAATGTGTTTTGTAAGATTTAGTCTCCGTTGAGATTGGTATCATCATCAGTGTCTGGTATTTACCggagcataattttttttttcaatagtgacagttgtgacgtcgcgtcattaaatgcgacttTTTGagttcaaacaaaataaaagtagtCCATTTTTCAAGAAACCTATggaagtgtgttcattaaagcctaaactataattagttaatataagaaataaataactattaagtataggacattattacacaaattgactaagtcccgcagtaagcaataaagcttgtgttgagggtacttagacaacgatatacataatatataaatatttataaatacttaaatacatagaaaatacccatgacttaggaacaaatatccatgctcatcacacaaataaatgcccttaccaggatttgaaccccggaccatcggcttcataggcagggtcactaggccagaacggtcgtcaaattagtattagtaataaaaatattcatacagtttcactttttttaaggtttCAGACACATCCCAATTTAAGatcggattgtctatggttttagatttttttttcaatcaaaatATAATTGCGCTAATTCCAGTCTTAACCTACATTTATTGAgtttgactttcctcatagtcgaaatgaaaagaagagtgtttaactcgggtagaAGTAACCATTTCACCCTTGGTAAATCAAtctactatttcatcacacttgctcgacaCACTTGTTCACGGTGCTGAAGGAAAggaaaggcctattttgttcccgtgggagttatggagtgtgaaaaaaaaactataactctctagggagttatagtttttttttattatgtcacttattcatacaaaccaagtagcacaaatgagttttacttttaaagtactgacgtttataatttaatatttttgtttatgttttaattattttaaattatttaatttgattaattgaacagctgtttaaaatatttttacataattttcaatcgtggctgaatgccttCGATggctcacctgccaagaaattccaatatggcggacgaatgtttgatatgtcaccgtatttaagaattgtttcgcttcaaatttagtttttccttcacaagtgtgatgaaaaacattgtgtgtaactccgggggtaagaatatttcaaactcgggaattaccaccctcgtatccaaagtttcacttacccccctcgttgcacaatgtactatttcccaGCAACAATACGGCATGGAAGAGGACTCGGAGGGCTACACGAACCGCGCCAGCAACAGCCTGAAGCGCGCCGTGTACTCCGGCGCGCTGTCCGTGGCGGGCTACTACGAGCGCAGCGTCGGCCTGCGCCGCGCCTCCGCCGCCGGCCTCGACGCCGGCTGCTCCAGGACTAGTGgtgacttatttttattattattaataattattaaatcctttatttcaggcaaaacccataaaagtgttagtattacacaacataacttacaagactattgttagtacatacagAGATCACAAACACAGACGTAACCGGAtgagcataaaataataaaatgtcaataacttATCTCcacagtaatttaaattgtccattaaacaattacaattaagatattacaattaaaagcattaaattaaattttgaaaattataaaatgtatcgaattaaaa
This Cydia pomonella isolate Wapato2018A chromosome 16, ilCydPomo1, whole genome shotgun sequence DNA region includes the following protein-coding sequences:
- the LOC133526095 gene encoding zinc finger-containing ubiquitin peptidase 1-like, which gives rise to MSTSPFPYTCELCGAEGLTDEMMRSHTLEAHVAGRPSCPFCDCSVPPPQLPGHVQRAHLHYLTPERELMAFIDDQSPGYDEDSKMTTTDSCSYNTPGSINGWHSPESASFHNGAISKNCHNGFQEKEFEERSPKNINLANGLKNINTSNGVIPKKLSREGSRERDMVNGHDKKNSSPSHNSGSYEGSPNKNKLTMASAGQGSPLRSQLALKLKPNTPKKSVPTPSPTVQCLLCDFTSTCPRKLEEHINRAHFDLTSPSVMGNANSNTANPTLTLDNPTNNTLDNPTLAYSAMAMSPGPHSSTYQCPICEREFTNGSDVEMHVNVEHRDILSPQKADQVDNASCDDVVMMEESPVSNCPVCCQPLPLSQHELIQHIEEHFERGEECGAALSAAEREQQRNREEHEFQMLRQQYGMEEDSEGYTNRASNSLKRAVYSGALSVAGYYERSVGLRRASAAGLDAGCSRTSGILERIVVLNAQNQSIVKTYLCSAVDHYASTYGDRGWGCGYRNMQMLLSSLMRNPEYSKLLSCMTEQDGECAPSIPRLQLLVERAWQMGFDTQGSEQLGCKLHNTRKWIGACEVVTVLSSLRIRCQLIDFHKPTGPDGGHPALFDWVLRYFTEDPNGFKAPLYLQHQGHSRTIIGYEKHKDGKATLLVLDPSHSPAQVRQVLLGSMCACAAALRLLRRGSPALRARQYQLLAVTGVMRDQQEYEASKVLQSVRIP